In [Limnothrix rosea] IAM M-220, a single window of DNA contains:
- a CDS encoding ParA family protein, whose protein sequence is MGSIVAFVNMKGGVGKTTTTINLAACLARDYNKRVLIVDLDSQINATLSLMSPVDFAKLKKEHKTLRNLVKQSVSKETQPRWAATEIIQTNLCGVNGLDILPGDIELYEDFVLADIIYERSQGKRENFLERWQDMEDTLLKRILRPIAPMYDFVLLDFSPGDHLMTRSGILASDYYVIPAKPEPLSVIGIGILEGRIKQFKDHQRSNIKLLGITFTSLGRTTKMAAQVQERLERDFGKKSLFQTAIPINVAIARAVDFYKPVVMTEPKSTGAKAYKRLANEFLYRWQQRTKNPDLSGAKSES, encoded by the coding sequence ATGGGTTCTATTGTTGCGTTTGTAAATATGAAAGGTGGCGTTGGCAAAACGACTACCACCATAAATTTAGCGGCTTGTTTGGCAAGGGACTATAACAAGCGGGTATTGATTGTCGATCTCGATAGTCAGATTAATGCAACCTTGAGTTTGATGTCGCCGGTGGATTTTGCCAAGCTCAAAAAAGAACATAAAACCCTCCGTAATTTAGTTAAACAGTCAGTTTCAAAAGAAACGCAACCGCGCTGGGCAGCCACTGAGATTATTCAAACAAATTTGTGTGGTGTTAATGGTCTCGATATTTTGCCGGGGGACATCGAACTTTACGAAGATTTTGTTTTAGCGGACATTATCTACGAGCGCTCCCAGGGGAAACGGGAAAATTTCCTTGAGCGCTGGCAAGACATGGAAGATACACTCCTCAAACGTATTCTCCGTCCCATTGCGCCTATGTATGATTTTGTTTTGCTGGATTTTTCGCCGGGGGATCACCTCATGACCCGCAGTGGCATTTTAGCGAGTGATTATTATGTGATTCCCGCGAAGCCTGAGCCACTGTCTGTTATTGGTATCGGTATTCTCGAAGGCCGCATTAAGCAGTTTAAGGATCACCAGCGTAGCAACATTAAGTTATTGGGGATTACGTTTACCTCCCTAGGACGCACGACGAAAATGGCGGCTCAGGTGCAGGAGCGTCTTGAACGGGATTTCGGCAAAAAATCTCTATTTCAAACAGCTATTCCCATCAATGTGGCGATCGCCCGTGCTGTGGATTTTTATAAGCCTGTAGTGATGACAGAACCCAAGTCAACGGGAGCTAAGGCCTATAAACGCCTTGCAAATGAATTTTTATATCGCTGGCAGCAACGGACAAAAAATCCTGATTTGTCTGGGGCAAAGTCGGAAAGTTAG
- a CDS encoding element excision factor XisH family protein codes for MAKDLFHDAVKAALIKDGWKITSDPLTIRIERIKLEIDLAAEKILVAEKDNKKIAVEIKSFINPFTINDFHTALR; via the coding sequence ATGGCAAAGGACTTATTCCACGACGCAGTCAAAGCAGCTCTTATAAAGGATGGCTGGAAAATTACTAGTGATCCCCTAACGATTCGGATTGAGCGTATTAAATTGGAAATTGATTTGGCAGCAGAAAAAATATTAGTAGCAGAAAAAGATAACAAAAAAATTGCAGTGGAAATTAAAAGTTTTATCAATCCTTTCACAATTAATGATTTTCACACTGCACTCAGATAA
- a CDS encoding NADP-dependent isocitrate dehydrogenase gives MSNQTSKITYTFTDEAPALATYSFLPIVKAFTNAANIEVETKDISLAGRILANFPEFLTEEQRQPDALAELGALAKTPEAFIIKLPNISASIPQLTAAIKELQAKGYNIPDFPADPKTDEEKAIKAKYSKVLGSAVNPVLREGNSDRRVAAAVKEYAQKHPHSVGEWTKDSKSHVAFMDADDFYGSEQSVVIEKAGDVKIEHVAADGKVTILKEKTAVLEGEVIDASRMSAKALRAFYEKEIAAAKAEDILLSLHVKATMMKVSDPILFGHAVTVYFKDVFEKYAETFAELGVNPKNGLGDVYAKIATLPADQKAAIEADLAATYETQPRLAMVNSDKGITNLHVPSDVIIDASMAAAIRTSGKMWGADGKPYDTKAMIPDRCYATMYQACIEFCQENGAFDVTTMGNVANVGLMAKKAEEYGSHDKTFEIPADGTVRVVDADGATLMEHSVEAGDIWRMCQTKDIAIQDWVKLAVSRARATGNATVFWLDENRAHDANIIAKVNAYLPEHDTEGLNMQILPPVDAMKFTCAEIKAGNDVISVTGNVLRDYLTDLFPILELGTSAKMLSIVPLLAGGGLFETGAGGSAPKHVQQFVEEGHLRWDSLGEFLAIAVTLEDLGKKTNNENALVLAEALNTANSKYLNNDKSPSRKVGEIDNRGSHFYLAMYWAEALAEQDKNPELKAKFAKLAEVLTVNESKIVAELNTAQGKPVEIGGYYSTNPDKASEAMRPSKTLNEATSMI, from the coding sequence ATGAGTAATCAGACCTCGAAAATCACCTACACATTTACCGACGAAGCGCCTGCTTTAGCAACGTATTCTTTTTTGCCCATTGTGAAAGCTTTTACAAATGCGGCGAATATCGAGGTTGAAACAAAAGATATTTCCCTTGCTGGCCGGATTCTCGCCAACTTCCCCGAATTTCTGACTGAAGAGCAGCGCCAACCCGATGCCCTCGCGGAATTAGGTGCGCTAGCAAAAACGCCAGAAGCTTTTATTATTAAACTCCCCAATATCAGTGCATCCATCCCCCAGTTAACCGCTGCCATTAAAGAGCTACAGGCAAAGGGTTACAACATTCCAGATTTTCCCGCTGACCCGAAAACCGACGAAGAAAAAGCGATTAAAGCAAAATATTCCAAAGTCCTAGGTAGTGCCGTTAACCCAGTGCTGAGGGAAGGAAACAGCGATCGCCGGGTTGCTGCTGCGGTAAAAGAGTACGCCCAGAAACATCCCCATTCCGTCGGTGAGTGGACAAAGGATTCTAAGTCCCACGTGGCGTTTATGGATGCCGATGATTTCTATGGCAGTGAGCAATCGGTGGTGATCGAAAAAGCTGGCGATGTCAAAATTGAGCATGTGGCAGCCGATGGCAAAGTCACCATTTTAAAAGAAAAAACAGCAGTTCTTGAAGGGGAAGTGATCGACGCATCTCGCATGAGTGCCAAAGCGTTGCGGGCATTTTACGAAAAAGAAATTGCGGCGGCTAAAGCTGAAGATATTCTGCTGTCTCTCCATGTGAAAGCGACCATGATGAAAGTGTCTGACCCGATTTTATTTGGTCATGCCGTCACCGTTTATTTCAAAGATGTCTTCGAGAAATATGCGGAAACTTTCGCCGAGTTGGGCGTAAATCCTAAAAATGGTTTGGGTGATGTCTATGCCAAAATTGCGACTTTACCCGCTGATCAAAAAGCTGCCATTGAAGCAGATCTCGCTGCCACCTATGAAACCCAACCCCGTCTGGCGATGGTAAATTCCGACAAGGGCATCACCAATTTGCATGTGCCCAGCGACGTGATTATCGATGCCTCCATGGCCGCCGCGATTCGCACCTCCGGCAAAATGTGGGGCGCAGATGGCAAACCCTACGACACGAAAGCAATGATTCCCGACCGTTGTTACGCCACCATGTACCAAGCTTGTATCGAGTTTTGTCAGGAAAATGGCGCGTTCGATGTGACCACCATGGGCAATGTCGCCAATGTTGGTTTGATGGCGAAAAAGGCAGAGGAATACGGCTCCCACGATAAGACCTTTGAAATTCCCGCCGATGGTACAGTGCGTGTCGTTGATGCTGACGGTGCAACCTTAATGGAGCACAGCGTTGAGGCTGGTGATATTTGGCGGATGTGCCAAACCAAGGACATTGCGATTCAGGATTGGGTGAAACTTGCCGTCAGTCGCGCGAGAGCAACGGGCAATGCAACGGTCTTTTGGCTTGATGAAAACCGTGCCCATGATGCCAACATTATCGCGAAGGTGAACGCCTATTTACCGGAGCACGATACGGAAGGGCTAAATATGCAGATTTTGCCGCCAGTGGATGCGATGAAATTCACTTGTGCCGAAATCAAAGCGGGTAATGATGTCATCTCGGTAACGGGTAACGTATTGCGGGATTATTTGACGGATCTTTTCCCTATTCTCGAACTGGGCACTAGCGCGAAAATGCTGTCGATTGTGCCCCTTCTTGCGGGTGGCGGTTTATTTGAAACTGGAGCGGGTGGTTCTGCGCCGAAACATGTTCAACAATTTGTCGAAGAAGGTCATTTACGCTGGGATTCTTTGGGGGAATTTTTGGCGATCGCCGTCACCCTAGAAGACCTCGGCAAAAAGACTAATAACGAAAATGCTTTGGTATTAGCAGAGGCTTTAAATACTGCGAATAGTAAGTATCTCAATAACGATAAATCTCCATCCCGCAAAGTCGGGGAAATTGATAATCGTGGCAGTCATTTCTACTTGGCAATGTATTGGGCAGAGGCATTAGCAGAACAAGATAAAAACCCTGAACTCAAGGCAAAATTTGCCAAGCTAGCAGAAGTTCTAACGGTAAATGAAAGCAAAATTGTAGCTGAATTAAACACAGCTCAAGGTAAACCCGTAGAAATCGGTGGTTATTACTCCACAAATCCTGACAAGGCAAGTGAAGCAATGCGTCCTAGCAAAACTCTAAATGAGGCGACTAGTATGATTTAA
- a CDS encoding element excision factor XisH family protein, whose translation MILNYRLALEITEPDRVLFLAVPVDIFESFFQEEFPRAAI comes from the coding sequence ATAATTTTAAATTATCGTTTAGCGCTAGAAATTACAGAACCTGATCGCGTACTTTTTCTCGCTGTACCAGTCGATATATTTGAGTCTTTCTTCCAAGAAGAATTTCCGAGAGCAGCCATCTAA